The Jannaschia sp. M317 DNA segment GCCTGTGGATACTGACCTGGGCCAAATCCTGGGCCTGCGCCTTTCCGACGGCCTATTTCGTCGGGCCCTTCACGCGACGGATTGTCGCGCGATTGACCGCGACCCCGTAGGGCGGGGTTCACGCCGCCCCGCGCGGAACGGATGGGCCCCGTCCGGCCAAGGCCACAGAACCTACAGCTGTCGCCACTGTCCCGGTGCCAGCCCGTCCAGCGTCCAATCGCCCACCGACCAGCGGATCAGCCGCAGAACCGGCAGGCCGACATTGGCACACATCCGGCGCACTTGCCGGTTTCGCCCTTCGGTGATGGTCAGGCGCAGCCAGGCGTCGGGCACTGTCTTGCGGACCCGCACCGGGGGGTCGCGCGGCCAGATCCAGTCCGGCGCGGCCACCTGCGCCACCTCGGCGGGCCGGGTCACCCCGTCCTTCAACGTCACGCCGCCCCGCAAAGCCTCCAGCGCCGCCTCCTCCGGGGTGCCCTCCACCAGGGCGAAATAGGTCTTGGGCGTCCTTGACCTCGGGTCCGTGATACGGGCCTGCGCCTTGCCGTTGTCGGTCAGGATCAACAGGCCCTCGCTGTCGCGGTCCAGGCGACCGGCGGCATAGACATTCGGCACGTCGATATGGTGCTTCAACCCCGGCCATTTC contains these protein-coding regions:
- a CDS encoding pseudouridine synthase, coding for MILAFNKPMNVLSQFTDEGKWPGLKHHIDVPNVYAAGRLDRDSEGLLILTDNGKAQARITDPRSRTPKTYFALVEGTPEEAALEALRGGVTLKDGVTRPAEVAQVAAPDWIWPRDPPVRVRKTVPDAWLRLTITEGRNRQVRRMCANVGLPVLRLIRWSVGDWTLDGLAPGQWRQL